The following are from one region of the Anguilla rostrata isolate EN2019 chromosome 7, ASM1855537v3, whole genome shotgun sequence genome:
- the LOC135259730 gene encoding serine/threonine-protein kinase pim-2-like: MKGTSFLDREKAKHTVQCGFITYKTTNICETRSYKNVRGLGNQHPPNPPPSLPSLLPDSDTKISYALFRPDLPLRHHTIASPPVPLRSLQVILRQLVEAVLEIHGRGVVHRDIKLDNVLVQTDASGPLVHVLDFGCGAMLNESPHKFHAGTCLHMPPECYLRSEFHAVPSTVWQLGIVLYQMLTRILPFSTPKEIIYQELYLWQELTNECKDLLQRCLDKRLRGRPTLEEILQHAWFQ; encoded by the exons ATGAAAGGGACCAGTTTTTTGGAcagagaaaaagcaaaacacacaGTTCAGTGTGGCTTCATTACGTACAAAACCACAAACATCTGTGAGACACGGTCATATAAAAATGTGAGAGGGCTAGGAAACCAacatccccccaacccccctccctccctcccttccctccttcccGACTCTGACACGAAGATTTCATACGCATTGTTCAGACCGGACCTCCCGCTGAGGCACCATACAATCGCGTCCCCCCCGGTTCCCCTCCGCTCTCTGCAGGTGATACTGAGGCAGCTGGTGGAGGCCGTGCTGGAGATCcacgggaggggggtggtgcaCCGCGACATCAAGCTGGACAACGTGCTGGTGCAGACGGACGCCAGCGGGCCGCTCGTGCACGTGCTGGACTTCGGCTGCGGCGCCATGCTGAACGAGAGTCCCCACAAGTTCCACG CTGGCACCTGCCTGCACATGCCCCCGGAGTGCTACCTGCGCTCCGAATTCCACGCGGTGCCCTCCACCGTCTGGCAGCTGGGGATCGTGCTGTACCAGATGCTGACCCGGATCCTTCCCTTCAGCACCCCCAAAGAAATCATCTACCAGGAGCTCTACCTGTGGCAGGAGCTCACCAACG AGTGCAAAGACCTCCTGCAACGCTGCCTGGACAAGCGGCTTCGGGGCCGGCCGACCCTGGAGGAGATCCTACAGCACGCTTGGTTTCAGTAA